A window of Variovorax paradoxus EPS genomic DNA:
TTGTGTTGTCGGAAGAAGAGGAAGCTCGATGGTGCGATTGGCGCGCTCCGAAGTCCTCTCACCGCGGTTTCGGCGTGTTTCGTTTTATTGCGACGAGCGAGGCAACAGCGCGCCGAACGCGATTCAGAGCTTGCTGCTGTTGTTGCGCACGGCTTCGGCGCGTGCGTCGACGGGGTTCTGCATCGTCGAGATGACCTTGCTGTTCACGCGCGAACCCGAGGTCACGTTCTGGTCGGGCGCCGCGGCGGTGCGCACGGCTTCGGCCACGACGCGGGCGCGCTCGGTCGAGACCGCCACGGTTTCGGGGCCGCGCGAGCCGCGCACGATGTTCTGGTTGGGTGCCGATGCGGTGCGCACGGCTTCGGCGCTGACCTCAGCGCGGCTCATGGCCGACACGGCGGGCTGCACACCTTGGTAGCTCTCGGCCTTGGCGCCGGCTGCAGCGAGCATGGCGAACGAGCCGACGGTGACGATCTGGGTCAGGGAGAGGGACTTCATGATGCAAACCTTTCAGGGGTGTTGAGGAGCCCTGATCGTGCTTGCGCAGGCGCGGCAAGTCCTTTCGCCGCGGTTTCGGCGTGTTTCGTTTTATTGCGGCGCTATTGCTTTCGGATTCAACGGCGCAACGCCGCGGCCCGTGCGCATCGCTTCAAGATCGAATGGGCCGGCGAGCGGCCCCATCTGTCGACGCGCGTCAGCCCGTGAGCGCAGCCGAGGGGTCGTCGGACTCGAGCACGCCGCGAGCCCACGGCTCAAGCTTGCTGGTGTCCGCGCGCAGCACCTCCTGCTTCACGGCGAGGATGCGCGATGGGTGCATCGAGAAGCTGCGCAGGCCCAAGCCGAGCAACAAGCGGGTGAAAGCCACGTCACCCGCCATTTCGCCGCACACGGCCACGCCCTTGCCCTGGCGGCGGCACTCGGCAATGGTGTCGGCCACCAGCTTCAGCACCGCGGGGTGCGCGGGGTCGTAGAGATGCGCGACCGACTCGTCGGCACGGTCGATCGCCAGCGTGTACTGGATCAGGTCGTTGGTGCCGATCGACAGGAAATCGAAGTGCTTGAGAAAAGTCTTGAGCGTGAGCGCGGCGGCCGGGATTTCGATCATGGCGCCGAGTTTCACGGGGCCATGCACGGCGCCGCGGTTGTTCAGTTCGGTGCGTGCAAAGTCGATCAGCGAGAGCGTCTGGCGGATCTCGCTCGCGTGCGCGAGCATCGGAATCAGCAGGTGGATTTCGCCGTGCGCCGCAGCACGCAGGATCGCGCGTAACTGCGTGAGAAACATCGCAGGATCGGCCAGGCTCCAGCGAATGGCGCGCAGGCCGAGCGCGGGATTCAGGTGCTCCTGCTTGCTGCCGGACTTGTTCTCCAGCTGCTTGTCGGCGCCCACGTCGATGGTGCGGATCGTGACCGGCATGCCCTGCATGCCCTCGACCGCGCGCTTGTAGGCCTGGTACTGCTCTTCCTCGTCGGGCAGGCGCGTCTGGCGCGCCGACGATTCGCGGCCCATGAAGAGGAACTCGCTGCGAAAAAGACCCACGCCCACGGCACCGGCCTTGACGGCGCCCGCGGTGTCTTCGGGCATCTCGATGTTGGCGAGAAGTTCGACGCGCTGGCCATCGAGCGTGACGGCGGGCTTGTGGCGCAGCCGCGCGAGCCGGCCACGTTCGAGGTCGCCCTGGCGCTGCTTGAAACCGTACTCGGCCAGGATGATCGGCGAGGGGTCGATGATCATCACGCCGGCATCGCCGTCGATGATGACCCAGTCGTCCTGGCGCACCAACTGGCTCGCGGTGCGCGCGCCGACGATGGCCGGAATGTCCATGCTGCGCGCGACGATGGCGGTGTGCGAGGTGCGCCCGCCCACGTCGGTCACGAAGCCCGCGAACACGCTCTTCTTGAACTGGAGCATGTCGGCCGGCGAGAGGTCGTGCGCGATCAGCACCAGCGGCACGTCGATGCCGTCGCCCGCGGTGGGATCGTCGTCATCGTCGTGCGTCGCGGCGCGCTTGCGGCGCGGCGGACTCGGCGCGAGCACTGCGGCCGTGCCCTTCATGCGGTGCAAGAGGCGCTCGACCACCTGCTCGAGGTCGGCCTTGCGCTCGCGCAGGTACTCGTCCTCCATCTCGTCGAACTGGCGCGCGATGATTTCCAGCTGCGTGGTCAGCGCCCATTCGGCGTTGTAGAGCCGGTCGGTGATCCAGTGCTTGACGCCGCCGGTAAGGGCTTCGTCTTGCAGCAGCATCTGGTGCACCTCGAGTAGCGCGGCGAGCTCGTGCGGCGCATCGTTCGGGCCCATCTGCGCGACGCTGGTCTGCAGCTTGGCGAGCTCGTCGGCGACGGCGTTGCGCGCGGTGCGCACGCGGTCGATCTCGGTCTCGATTTCCGCGGGCTTGATGAAGTAGTGGGCGACGTCGATGCGGCTGGACACCACCAGCACCGCGCGGCCGATGGCAATGCCACGGGCGACAGGGAGGCCGTGGACTGCGAAAGTCATGGCTTCAGATCTCCCGTCCGCCGCGACCGCGAAGCGAAAGCGAATTCGGGGGACGCCGTCGAACCGGCTTTGCCGGGCGACTGGCATCTCCCCCTGGAAGGGGGTTGGCGTTTACACGAAGTGAAAAAGCCTGGGGGTAAGCCATTTCATTCGCCTTCGCCGAACTTGTCGTCCATGAGCTGGACGATGGCGTTCATCGCTTCTTCTTCCTGCTGACCGTTGGTCTCTAGCTCGACGGTGGAGCCGAGGCCGGCGGCCAGCATCATGACGCCCATGATGCTCTTGGCATTGATGCGGCGGTCGCCGCGCGAGAGCCACACTTCGCAGGGGTAGCTGCCTGCGAGTTTGGTCAGCTTGGCCGATGCGCGTGCGTGCAGGCCCAGCTTATTGCTGATGGTCACGGATTTCTTGATCACTGTGCTTTCTTTTTGCCTGGTTCTGGGGAGCCGCCACCGCCACCTGCATCACACCCGCGGTGCCACCCGCGATGGCGCGCTGCACCAGCGTGTCGAGCGGTTCGTGGCGGTAGGTCACGGCGCGCAGCAGCATCGGCAGGTTGACACCCGCCACCAGCCGCGACTGGACGCCGTCCACCAGCTTCTGCGCCACGTTGCAGGGCGTGGCGCCGAACACATCGGCCAGCACCAGCACCTGCGAGCGCGGGGCATGCAGCTGCTGCTGGAGCGTGATGCGGGCGGCGGCCAACGTTTCCTCGGGCGACACATTGGGCAGCACGTCGAGCGCGACGACGGCCTGCTCGCAGTCGGGAAACACATGCAGCGCGCACTGCCGCAGCGCCTGCGCGAACGGTGAGTGGGCAATGATGAGGATGCTGTTCATGCGGCTCAGGGGACGACGCGTCGATTATGCGGGGGCGCCCAGGGAAAGTAGAGATAAGACATAACGCATCAGCCCGCGAAAAAACGGACAGCGCCACCGCTCACGGAAGGCGCAGGCCCTCGAAGAAGGTCTTCGAGGCCTCGGGCGCGGATGGCTTGCCGAGCACGGTCGCCTGGTAAAGCGCCACGGTGCCGTTCTTCTGCGATTGGGCGAA
This region includes:
- the ptsP gene encoding phosphoenolpyruvate--protein phosphotransferase, producing the protein MTFAVHGLPVARGIAIGRAVLVVSSRIDVAHYFIKPAEIETEIDRVRTARNAVADELAKLQTSVAQMGPNDAPHELAALLEVHQMLLQDEALTGGVKHWITDRLYNAEWALTTQLEIIARQFDEMEDEYLRERKADLEQVVERLLHRMKGTAAVLAPSPPRRKRAATHDDDDDPTAGDGIDVPLVLIAHDLSPADMLQFKKSVFAGFVTDVGGRTSHTAIVARSMDIPAIVGARTASQLVRQDDWVIIDGDAGVMIIDPSPIILAEYGFKQRQGDLERGRLARLRHKPAVTLDGQRVELLANIEMPEDTAGAVKAGAVGVGLFRSEFLFMGRESSARQTRLPDEEEQYQAYKRAVEGMQGMPVTIRTIDVGADKQLENKSGSKQEHLNPALGLRAIRWSLADPAMFLTQLRAILRAAAHGEIHLLIPMLAHASEIRQTLSLIDFARTELNNRGAVHGPVKLGAMIEIPAAALTLKTFLKHFDFLSIGTNDLIQYTLAIDRADESVAHLYDPAHPAVLKLVADTIAECRRQGKGVAVCGEMAGDVAFTRLLLGLGLRSFSMHPSRILAVKQEVLRADTSKLEPWARGVLESDDPSAALTG
- a CDS encoding PTS sugar transporter subunit IIA, giving the protein MNSILIIAHSPFAQALRQCALHVFPDCEQAVVALDVLPNVSPEETLAAARITLQQQLHAPRSQVLVLADVFGATPCNVAQKLVDGVQSRLVAGVNLPMLLRAVTYRHEPLDTLVQRAIAGGTAGVMQVAVAAPQNQAKRKHSDQEIRDHQQ
- a CDS encoding HPr family phosphocarrier protein, with translation MIKKSVTISNKLGLHARASAKLTKLAGSYPCEVWLSRGDRRINAKSIMGVMMLAAGLGSTVELETNGQQEEEAMNAIVQLMDDKFGEGE